A genomic window from Denticeps clupeoides chromosome 11, fDenClu1.1, whole genome shotgun sequence includes:
- the acacb gene encoding acetyl-CoA carboxylase 2 isoform X8: MTTRHPSSMENIAVSDPPATEKALRDGGEMDGLSTSTSASATEPAACGQARRTRLHSGPEAREKLKFILGASEDNSSDDEPVPSQARRAESVSSGQPVPMAAPAQTPPRLPPPPSMSMRPSMSGPHLLKKGREHRRMDQRDFTVASPAEFVTRFGGNRVIDKVLIANNGIAAVKCMRSIRRWSYEMFRNERTIRFVVMVTPEDLKANAEYIKMADHYVPVPGGSNNNNYANVELIVDIAKRIPVQAVWAGWGHASENPKLPELLYKAGISFLGPSSKAMWALGDKVASNIVAQSVDIPILPWSGSGLKVEQAEEDHRLGHVISVPPDLYVKGCVRDVDEGLMAAERIGYPVVIKASEGGGGKGIRKVDSAEDFPNFFRQVQAEVAGSPIFIMQLAEHARHLEVQILADQYGNAISLFGRDCSIQRRHQKIIEEAPATIASSVIFEHMERYAVKLAKMVGYVSAGTVEYLFSEDGSFHFLELNPRLQVEHPCTEMIADVNLPAAQLQIEMGIPLNRIKDIRLLFGMCPWGDSPINFEAPECTPSPRGHVIAARITSENPDEGFKPSSGTVQELNFRSSKNVWGYFSVGATGGLHEFADSQFGHCFSWGENREEAISNMVVAMKELSIRGDFRTTVEYLIKLLETESFRNNDIDTGWLDHLIADKVKAERPDTMLGVVCGSLHVADAKFRKSMSDFLHSLERGQVLPADSLLNFVEVDLIYEGVKYCLKVARQSPTTYVVIMNDSDIEIDVHRLSDGGLLLSYNGSSYTTYMKEEVDSYRITVGNKTCVFEKERDPTVLRSPSAGKLLQYMVEDGGHVCVGHPYAEIEVMKMIMALAVQESGCVQFVKRPGAVLEAGCIVARLKLDDPSCIHPVELNTSILPPQESLPMVGEKLHQVFHSVLENLVKIMDGYCLPEPYFSNRLKKWVGTLMKTLRDPSLPLLELQDIMTSVSGRFPITVEKAIRKVMAQYASNITSVLCQFPSQKIANILDSHAATLQRKADREVFFMNTQSIVQLVQRYRSGIRGYMKSVVLDLLKRYLEVEMQFQQAHYDKCVINLMEQYKPDMTPVLECIFSHAQVSKKNMLVTMLIDQLCGRDPTLADELMVILNELTQLSKIENSKVALRARQVLIASHLPSYELRHNQVESIFLSAIDMYGHQFCPENLKKLILSETSIFDVLPSFFYHSNRVVCMAALEVYVRRAYIAYELNSLQHHQLQDGSCAVDFQFMLPSSHPNREPFPLVTRFAEKDTGSSPTLNRLSVPVSSSGQSEMRRQSSELFLEGAFSPPCQRMGAMVAFQCFEDFKRNFDEVISSFADHMLENSLFSEACSSPYEEENGKNMRDNPIHIINVSLRTADSEDDDALVTAFTIFAQFKKALLYEYGIRRITFLIAQKREFPKFFTFRARDEFHEDRIYRNLEPALAFQLELSRLRNFDLKAVPCANHKMHLYLGAARVEKGVEVTDYRFFIRAIIRHSDLITKEASFEYLQNEGERLLLEAMDELEVAFSNTTVRTDCNHIFLNFVPTVIMDPSKIEESVRSMVMRYGSRLWKLRVLQAELKINIRLTTTGNAIPIRLFLTNESGYYLDISLYKEVTDPSTGQVIMFQSYGDKQGPLHGMLINTPYVTKDLLQAKRFQAQSLGTTYVYDFPEMFRQALFKLWGSGDNYPKDVLMCTELVLDPQGRLVHMNRLPGDNEVGMVAFYMKMKTPEYPEGRHIIVICNDITYMIGSFGPQEDQLFLRASELARAEGIPRIFISANSGARIGLAEEIRHMFQVAWHDPSDPYKGFKYLYLTPQDYTRISSTNSVHCQHVEEAGESRYVITDIFGKEDGLGVENLRGSGTIAGETSQAYEEIITISMVTCRAIGIGAYLVRLGQRVIQVENSHIILTGASALNKVLGREVYTSNNQLGGVQIMHNNGVSHTIVPDDFEGVFTILQWLSYMPKNKHCMPPMMPPSDPADREIEFVPTKAPYDPRWMLCGRPHPTVKGAWQNGFFDHNSFMEVMGCWAQTVVVGRARLGGIPLGVIAVETRAVEVAIPADPANLDSEAKLIQQAGQVWFPDSAFKTSQAIRDFNHERLPLMVFANWRGFSGGMKDMYDQVLKFGAYIVDGLREFLQPVLVYIPPHAELRGGSWVVIDPTINPLYMELYADRESRGGVLEAEGTVEIKFRRKDLLKTMRRIDRVYADLVEQLGTPELSDKERKVLEAKLRAREEFLLPIYHQVAVQFVDLHDTPGRMQEKGAITGGFPSTKSLKCFIY, translated from the exons ATGACCACTCGACACCCCTCTTCCATGGAGAATATCGCGGTCTCTGACCCTCCAGCCACAGAGAAAGCCCTGCGAGACGGCGGCGAAATGGACGGTCTCTCCACAAGCACGTCCGCTTCAGCCACGGAACCCGCGGCCTGCGGTCAGGCGCGTCGAACCCGGCTGCACTCGGGTCCGGAGGCCCGGGAGAAGCTGAAGTTTATTTTAGGGGCATCGGAGGACAACTCTTCAGATGATGAACCTGTTCCGAGTCAGGCTAGGAGAGCCGAGTCCGTCTCCTCGGGACAGCCAGTCCCTATGGCGGCCCCAGCACAAACGCCGCCACGCTTACCGCCACCGCCCTCCATGAGCATGAG GCCTAGCATGTCTGGTCCGCACCTGCTAAAGAAAGGTCGTGAGCATCGCAGAATGGATCAAAGAGACTTCACAGTGGCCTCCCCGGCCGAGTTTGTCACTCGCTTTGGAGGGAACCGGGTCATAGACAAG GTGCTCATTGCAAATAATGGGATTGCAGCAGTTAAGTGCATGCGCTCAATCCGTCGTTGGTCGTATGAAATGTTCCGCAACGAGAGGACAATTCGTTTTGTGGTCATGGTCACTCCAGAGGACCTTAAAGCTAACGCAG AGTACATTAAAATGGCAGACCATTATGTGCCAGTCCCCGGAGGATCCAACAACAATAATTATGCCAATGTTGAGCTCATAGTGGACATTGCCAAGAGGATTCCTGTGCAG GCAGTCTGGGCTGGATGGGGTCATGCTTCTGAAAACCCCAAACTGCCAGAGCTGCTGTACAAGGCTGGGATCTCATTTTTAG GTCCATCCAGCAAGGCCATGTGGGCTTTGGGAGATAAGGTGGCCTCCAATATTGTGGCACAGAGTGTCGACATCCCCATTCTGCCCTGGAGTGGTTCAG GACTTAAAGTGGAACAGGCAGAGGAAGACCATCGTCTGGGTCATGTGATAAGCGTTCCCCCTGATCTGTATGTCAAGGGCTGTGTGAGGGATGTGGATGAAGGCCTGATG GCTGCAGAGAGAATCGGCTATCCGGTTGTGATCAAGGCATCagaaggaggagggggaaagGGCATTCGCAAAGTAGACAGCGCCGAGGACTTTCCTAACTTCTTCAGACAG GTCCAAGCAGAGGTTGCAGGATCACCCATCTTCATCATGCAGCTGGCAGAGCATGCACGCCACCTGGAGGTACAAATCCTGGCTGACCAGTATGGCAATGCCATCTCACTGTTTGGCAGGGACTGTTCCATCCAGAGGAGGCACCAGAAGATCATTGAGGAGGCACCAGCCACCATTGCATCATCTGTTATATTTGAGCATATGGAAAGG TATGCAGTGAAGCTGGCCAAAATGGTTGGCTATGTTAGTGCTGGCACGGTGGAATACCTGTTCTCTGAGGACGGGAGTTTCCACTTCCTGGAATTGAACCCTCGCCTCCAGGTAGAACATCCCTGCACTGAGATGATTGCAGATGTCAACCTGCCGGCTGCCCAGCTCCAG ATTGAAATGGGTATCCCACTCAACAGAATAAAAGACATAAGGCTTCTCTTTGGCATGTGTCCTTGGGGGGACTCACCAATTAACTTTGAAGCCCCTGAGTGCACCCCCTCTCCACGAGGACATGTCATTGCGGCACGGATCACTAGTGAAAACCCGGATGAG GGGTTCAAACCTAGCTCTGGCACAGTGCAAGAGCTGAATTTCCGTAGCAGTAAGAATGTTTGGGGTTATTTCAGCGTTGGTGCCACAGGTGGCTTGCATGAGTTTGCCGACTCTCAGTTTGGTCACTGCTTCTCTTGGGGTGAAAACCGCGAGGAGGCAATTTC CAATATGGTGGTGGCCATGAAAGAACTGTCCATCCGTGGGGACTTCAGAACCACCGTGGAGTATCTGATAAAGCTGCTAGAGACTGAGAGCTTCAGGAACAATGACATTGACACAGGCTGGCTGGACCACCTGATCGCTGACAAAGTCAAG GCTGAGAGGCCAGACACCATGCTGGGTGTGGTCTGTGGGTCTCTTCATGTAGCAGATGCCAAGTTCAGGAAGAGCATGTCTGACTTTCTTCATTCACTGGAGAG ggGACAAGTACTTCCTGCAGATAGTCTCCTGAATTTTGTTGAGGTGGATCTGATTTATGAAGGAGTCAAATACTGTCTCAAG GTGGCACGCCAGTCTCCTACAACCTACGTTGTCATCATGAATGATTCCGACATTGAGATTGATGTCCACAGACTCAGTGATGGTGGCCTGCTTCTTTCATACAATGGCAGCAGCTACACCACCTATATGAAAGAGGAGGTGGACAG CTATCGCATCACGGTTGGCAACAAGACTTGCGTTTTTGAGAAGGAGAGGGACCCTACAGTGCTTAGGTCTCCTTCTGCTGGTAAATTGCTGCAGTACATGGTTGAGGATGGGGGCCATGTCTGCGTCGGACATCCTTATGCAGAAATTGAG GTGATGAAGATGATCATGGCCCTGGCAGTACAAGAGTCTGGCTGTGTGCAGTTTGTCAAGAGGCCAGGAGCCGTTTTGGAAGCAGGGTGTATAGTGGCACGTCTGAAACTTGATGACCCCAGCTGCATCCATCCG GTTGAGCTCAACACATCCATATTGCCACCTCAGGAATCATTGCCCATGGTTGGAGAGAAGCTGCACCAGGTGTTTCATAGTGTACTGGAGAACCTGGTGAAGATCATGGATGGTTACTGCCTTCCTGAGCCATATTTCAGCAATAGA tTAAAGAAATGGGTGGGAACTCTGATGAAGACCCTCAGGGACCCCTCACTGCCTTTATTAGAACTTCAGGACATTATGACAAGTGTCTCAGGCCGCTTTCCCATCACTGTGGAGAAGGCAATACGTAAAGTAATGGCCCAGTATGCCAGTAACATCACCTCAGTTCTCTGCCAGTTTCCCAGTCAAAAG ATTGCCAATATATTGGACAGTCATGCTGCCACCCTTCAAAGAAAAGCAGACAGAGAAGTTTTCTTCATGAACACACAGAGCATTGTTCAGTTGGTGCAGAG GTATCGGAGTGGAATCCGAGGGTACATGAAGTCTGTGGTGCTAGATTTGCTGAAACGCTACCTTGAGGTGGAAATGCAGTTTCAGCAAG CTCATTACGATAAGTGTGTGATTAACTTGATGGAGCAGTACAAGCCGGACATGACGCCGGTGCTGGAGTGCATCTTTTCCCATGCTCAGGTCTCCAAGAAGAACATGCTGGTGACCATGCTTATC GATCAGCTTTGTGGTAGAGACCCAACTCTAGCTGATGAGCTGATGGTCATTCTGAATGAGCTCACACAGCTAAGCAAAATCGAGAACTCCAAGGTGGCTCTGCGTGCCCGGCAG GTGCTGATTGCCTCCCACCTTCCCTCCTATGAGTTAAGGCACAACCAAGTGGAGTCCATCTTCCTGTCGGCCATTGACATGTACGGGCATCAGTTCTGTCCAGAGAACCTCAAG AAACTCATCCTTTCGGAGACGTCCATTTTTGACGTTTTGCCAAGTTTCTTCTACCACTCCAACCGAGTCGTATGTATGGCAGCCCTGGAG GTGTACGTGCGGCGGGCGTACATCGCCTATGAGCTCAACAGCCTTCAGCATCACCAGCTACAGGATGGATCCTGTGCTGTCGACTTCCAGTTCATGCTACCCTCATCCCACCCCAACAG GGAGCCTTTCCCCCTGGTGACCCGCTTTGCAGAAAAAGACAC AGGGAGCAGTCCTACCCTGAACAG GTTGTCTGTGCCAGTGAGCAGTTCAGGCCAATCAGAGATGAGGAGACAGAGCAGCGAGTTGTTCCTTGAGGGTGCCTTCTCCCCACCCTGCCAGAGAATGGGTGCCATGGTTGCCTTCCAGTGCTTTGAGGATTTCAAAAG GAATTTTGATGAGGTGATCTCCAGCTTTGCAGACCACATGCTGGAGAACTCCTTGTTCTCAGAAGCCTGCTCCAGTCCTTATGAAGAAGAGAACGGCAAG AATATGAGAGACAATCCCATTCACATCATCAACGTGTCACTCCGGACAGCGGACTCAGAGGACGATGACGCCCTGGTCACGGCCTTCACAATCTTTGCCCAGTTTAAG AAAGCACTGCTATATGAATATGGAATTAGAAGAATCACATTCTTAATTGCACAGAAG CGAGAATTTCCAAAATTTTTCACGTTTAGAGCTAGAGATGAG TTCCATGAAGACAGGATATACCGGAACCTGGAGCCTGCACTGGCCTTCCAACTGGAGCTCAGCCGCTTGCGCAACTTTGACCTCAAGGCAGTACCCTGTGCAAACCACAAGATGCACCTGTATCTGGGTGCTGCCCGAGTGGAAAAGGGCGTGGAGGTTACAGACTATCGCTTCTTCATCCGGGCCATCATCCGCCACTCCGACCTCATCACAAAG GAAGCCTCCTTTGAGTACCTCCAGAATGAGGGGGAGAGGTTACTGCTGGAGGCCATGGATGAGCTGGAAGTGGCCTTCAGCAACACCACTGTGCGCACCGACTGCAACCACATCTTCCTTAACTTTGTACCGACAGTCATAATGGATCCATCCAAG ATTGAGGAGTCTGTGCGCTCCATGGTGATGCGGTATGGCAGTAGGTTGTGGAAACTTCGTGTTCTGCAAGCCGAACTGAAGATTAACATCCGGCTGACCACCACAGGGAATGCCATCCCAATCCGCCTCTTCCTCACCAATGAATCTGGGTACTATCTGGACATCAGCCTCTACAAGGAGGTTACTGACCCCAGCACTGGCCAGGTA ATCATGTTCCAGTCATATGGGGATAAGCAGGGTCCTCTGCACGGCATGCTCATCAACACCCCCTACGTCACCAAAGACCTGCTGCAGGCGAAGCGCTTTCAGGCACAGAGCCTGGGCACCACCTATGTTTATGACTTCCCAGAGATGTTCCGTCAG GCTCTGTTTAAGCTATGGGGCTCTGGGGACAACTACCCGAAGGATGTCCTGATGTGCACTGAGCTGGTGCTGGACCCACAGGGCAGACTAGTGCACATGAATCGGCTGCCTGGTGACAACGAG GTGGGAATGGTTGCTTTCTATATGAAGATGAAGACACCAGAGTATCCAGAAGGGCGTCACATCATTGTCATCTGCAATGATATCACTTATATGATTGGCTCGTTTGGGCCTCAGGAGGACCAGCTGTTCTTGCGAGCGTCTGAGCTAGCGAGAGCTGAGGGCATCCCACGCATCTTCATCTCCGCCAACAGTGGTGCCCGCATTGGCCTGGCAGAGGAGATACGGCACATGTTCCAGGTGGCCTGGCATGACCCCAGTGACCCCTACAAG GGCTTTAAATACTTATACTTGACACCCCAGGACTATACCCGCATCAGTTCCACCAACTCTGTGCACTGCCAGCATGTAGAAGAGGCCGGGGAATCCAG GTACGTCATTACCGACATTTTTGGGAAGGAAGATGGTCTCGGAGTTGAGAACCTTAGGGGGTCTGGTACCATTGCTGGGGAAACCTCACAGGCGTATGAGGAGATCATCACTATCAGCATG GTTACCTGTCGTGCTATAGGGATTGGTGCATACCTGGTGCGTTTGGGTCAGCGGGTGATTCAGGTGGAGAATTCCCATATCATACTCACTGGAGCCAGTGCCCTGAACAAG GTCCTGGGCCGTGAGGTCTACACCTCCAACAACCAGTTGGGCGGAGTCCAGATTATGCACAACAATGGTGTCTCACACACCATAGTGCCGGATGACTTTGAGGGTGTTTTCACCATCCTACAGTGGCTCTCATACATGCCCAAG AATAAACACTGTATGCCACCAATGATGCCACCTTCTGACCCAGCGGACCGTGAGATTGAATTTGTTCCCACAAAGGCGCCCTACGACCCCCGTTGGATGCTCTGTGGAAGACCCCATCCCA CGGTGAAAGGAGCGTGGCAGAATGGCTTCTTTGATCACAACTCGTTtatggaggtgatgggctgctgGGCTCAGACTGTGGTGGTGGGAAGAGCCAG GTTAGGAGGAATTCCCCTTGGGGTCATTGCCGTGGAGACACGTGCTGTGGAGGTTGCCATACCTGCGGACCCAGCCAATCTGGACTCCGAGGCAAAA CTCATACAGCAGGCGGGACAAGTGTGGTTTCCTGACTCT